A window of the Pungitius pungitius chromosome 3, fPunPun2.1, whole genome shotgun sequence genome harbors these coding sequences:
- the clptm1 gene encoding putative lipid scramblase CLPTM1, producing MAEQESEATKASAGNGEVSSNGTAATTDDQTVQTTENAVDPQQQPPPQPAPNAWQVIKGVLFRIFVIWAISSWFRRGPSTPDPNTPAGAPRVPSRNLFPKDTLMDLYVYLSQDEVFADFNNTEALFWFHRDLVYGDWTIGENGDGCYETYKELDIPESVKQNGSLYMHVYFTKSGFHPDPKRKGQYRRLATVHSTRMLNKFKRRKFMKTKNLLTGETEADPEVIKRAESHGPVEIISHWHPNLTINMVDDHTAWVKGSVPPPLDQHVKFDAVSGDYYPIVYFNDYWNLQKDHFPINDTLTTLPLRLAYCPLSLWRWQLYAAQNARSPWNFLPDDTYEQSDDDQDSVKVALLETNPYLLGLTIVVSIVHSIFEFLAFKNDIQFWNSRQSLEGLSVRSIIFGVFQSLVVLLYILDNETNFVVQVSVFIGLLIDLWKITKVMDVKLDRENKIAGVFPRLVFKDKSTYVQSSTKIYDDMAFRYLSWLLYPLFGCYAIYSLLYVEHKGWYSWVLSMLYGFLLTFGFITMTPQLFINYKMKSVAHLPWRMLTYKALNTFIDDLFAFVIKMPMMYRIGCLRDDVVFFVYLYQRWIYRVDPNRFNEFGTSGVERVPDVTETADPALASTAAAITDKPEGEKKND from the exons AATCTTCGTAATCTGGGCAATCAGTAGCTGGTTTCGTCGAGGGCCCTCAACTCCAGACCCCAACACCCCAGCCGGGGCCCCTAGAGTACCGAGCAGGAACCTGTTCCCCAAAGACACCCTGATG GATCTGTACGTGTATCTGTCCCAAGACGAAGTGTTTGCCGACTTCAACAACACAGAAGCCCTGTTCTGGTTCCACAGGGACTTGGTCTATGGAGATTGGACAATTGGGGAGAATGGGGATGGATGTTACGAGACCTACAAGGAGCTAGACATCCCAGAG AGTGTGAAGCAGAATGGTTCCCTTTACATGCATGTGTACTTCACTAAAAGTGGATTCCACCCAGACCCAAAACGCAAGGGGCAGTATCGCAGACTGGCAACCGTTCATTCAACACGCA TGCTGAATAAATTCAAGCGACGGAAGTTTATGAAGACCAAGAATCTGCTAACAGGCGAGACTGAAGCAGATCCCGAAGTGATCAAG CGAGCAGAGAGCCATGGCCCGGTGGAGATCATCTCTCATTGGCACCCCAACCTCACCATCAACATGGTAGACGACCACACCGCCTGGGTTAAGGGCTCTGTTCCACCTCCTCTTGACCAGC ATGTCAAGTTTGATGCGGTAAGTGGCGACTACTATCCCATCGTGTACTTCAATGACTACTGGAACCTTCAGAAGGACCACTTTCCCATCAACGACACCCTGaccacgctcccgctgcgcctcGCCTACTGTCCGCTGTCCTTGTGGCGTTGGCAGCTGTACGCTGCCCAGAATGCACGCTCCCCGTGGAACTTCCTGCCCGATGACACGTATGAGCAGTCCGATGACGACCAAGACTCCGTCAAG GTGGCCCTTTTGGAAACCAACCCGTACCTGCTGGGACTCACCATTGTTGTCTCTATTGTGCACAGCATTTTTGAGTTTCTTGCCTTCAAGAATG atATCCAGTTCTGGAACAGCAGACAGTCTCTCGAAGGCCTCTCTGTGCGTTCCATCATATTTGGAGTCTTTCAGTCTCTGGTCGTGCTTCTGTACATCCTGGACAACGAAACTAACTTCGTTGTTCAGGTCAGCGTTTTCATCGGCCTTCTCATTGACCTGTGGAAAATCACCAAGGTCATGGACGTCAAG tTGGACAGAGAGAACAAAATTGCGGGGGTGTTTCCCCGATTGGTGTTCAAAGACAAGTCCACATACGTGCAGTCTTCAACCAAGATCTACGACGAT ATGGCCTTCAGGTACCTGTCGTGGTTGCTCTACCCTCTGTTTGGCTGCTACGCCATCTACAGTCTATTGTATGTAGAGCACAAAGGCTGGTACTCATGGGTCCTCAGCATGCTCTATGGCTTCTTGTTAACCTTTG gtttCATTACAATGACGCCACAGCTATTCATCAACTACAAAATGAAGTCTGTGGCTCACCTCCCATGGAGGATGCTCACCTACAAGGCTCTCAACACCTTTATTGATGACCTGTTTGCCTTTGTCATCAAGATGCCAATGATGTACAGGATAGGATGCCTCAGAGATG ACGTGGTGTTTTTTGTCTACCTTTACCAGCGCTGGATCTATCGGGTTGATCCCAACAGGTTCAATGAGTTTGGCACCAGCGGAGTGGAGCGCGTCCCGGACGTCACGGAAACGGCTGACCCTGCTCTGgcctccaccgccgccgccatcaCAGACAAACcagagggggagaagaagaatgaTTAA